The following proteins are encoded in a genomic region of Clostridium kluyveri:
- a CDS encoding efflux RND transporter periplasmic adaptor subunit, whose amino-acid sequence MSNVMKNIILKLKNNVGKIVLIVLAVLIIFSIVHNIIKNKSTETTNSIKNVKVIKVELSSLSTDVNYSGKLTAKEEVSVSPKSPGKVKTLNVKVGSTVKSGETLFTLDSDSLQAQLKQQQASIDSAKANLNKTKSSGVEQQVVQAQQAVDSAKISYDDAQSSYNRTESLYSSGAASKQELDTAKTKLDSASVTLSSAQQNLSLIQQKIGPESVDVAQAQVTQAEAAVDSIQSQINDTMIKAPISGIVSAVNIHEGEISPTATASITIIDLSSLIIEATVPGNMLSKIKVNQSIPVTIPSLSNKEITGSIETINPDADSTTKEYLIKIKVPNSGGDLKPGMFVKISLPDETEDNVLTVANQAVKMENGVSYLYKVEDNKIKKISVNTGLSNDKITQIISSKVHAGDTIVPEGQTFLNDGDKVKILK is encoded by the coding sequence ATGAGTAATGTTATGAAAAATATTATTTTAAAACTAAAGAATAATGTGGGCAAAATAGTATTAATTGTACTGGCAGTTTTAATCATCTTTAGCATAGTACATAATATAATAAAAAATAAAAGTACAGAAACTACAAATTCCATCAAAAATGTAAAAGTAATCAAAGTAGAACTTTCTTCTTTATCTACAGATGTAAATTATTCGGGAAAATTAACTGCTAAGGAAGAAGTTTCAGTATCTCCTAAATCACCTGGAAAAGTTAAGACTTTAAATGTAAAAGTCGGCAGTACAGTAAAAAGTGGAGAAACATTATTTACTCTTGATTCAGACTCTCTGCAGGCCCAGTTGAAACAACAGCAGGCAAGTATAGACTCTGCCAAAGCTAATTTAAATAAAACAAAGAGTTCAGGAGTGGAACAACAGGTTGTACAAGCCCAGCAGGCAGTAGATAGTGCTAAAATATCCTATGACGATGCCCAAAGCAGTTATAATAGAACAGAGTCATTATACTCTTCCGGTGCTGCATCAAAGCAGGAACTAGATACTGCTAAAACTAAACTTGACAGTGCATCTGTAACCTTATCTTCTGCACAACAGAATCTAAGCTTAATTCAACAGAAAATTGGCCCTGAATCTGTAGATGTAGCTCAAGCTCAGGTAACCCAGGCTGAAGCCGCTGTGGATTCAATACAGTCCCAAATTAACGATACCATGATTAAGGCTCCTATTTCTGGTATTGTATCTGCTGTAAACATACATGAAGGAGAAATTTCTCCTACCGCAACAGCTTCCATAACTATAATTGACTTGAGTTCACTTATAATAGAGGCAACTGTACCGGGAAATATGCTTTCAAAGATTAAAGTAAATCAATCCATACCTGTAACTATTCCTTCTCTATCCAATAAGGAAATAACAGGTTCTATAGAAACTATAAATCCTGATGCGGACAGTACAACTAAAGAATATTTAATTAAAATAAAGGTACCTAACTCAGGAGGAGATTTAAAACCAGGCATGTTTGTTAAGATATCCTTACCTGATGAGACTGAGGATAATGTACTTACTGTAGCCAACCAGGCTGTAAAAATGGAAAATGGAGTTTCCTACCTCTATAAAGTAGAAGACAATAAAATAAAGAAAATATCTGTAAATACAGGACTTTCAAATGATAAGATTACCCAGATAATATCTTCAAAGGTACATGCAGGAGATACTATAGTACCAGAAGGTCAAACCTTTTTAAATGACGGTGATAAAGTTAAAATACTAAAATAA
- the ilvC gene encoding ketol-acid reductoisomerase — MENLKIYYDEDGNLDLLRDKTVAVLGYGSQGHAHAQNLKDSGINVVIGLYKGSKSWKKAEENGFEVMEAADAVKKADMVMTLIPDEKQKGLYIDSVKDNLTEGKVLMFAHGFNIHFNQITPPENVDVIMVAPKGPGHIVRREYTEGKGVPCLYAVYQDYSGKAKDYALAYAKGIGGTRGGVLETTFKDETETDLFGEQVVLCGGISELIKAGFETLVEAGYAPENAYFECMHEMKLIVDLMNEGGLSYMRYSISDTAEYGDYSIGKRIITEDTRKEMKKVLGEIQDGTFAKNWILENQTGRPSFIAKRKKEQNHLIEVVGKKLRAMMSWINSK, encoded by the coding sequence ATGGAAAACTTAAAAATTTATTATGATGAAGATGGGAATCTGGATTTATTGAGGGATAAAACAGTGGCAGTTTTAGGCTATGGAAGTCAGGGTCATGCCCATGCACAGAATTTAAAAGACAGTGGAATTAACGTGGTAATCGGTCTGTATAAAGGGAGTAAGTCCTGGAAAAAGGCAGAGGAGAATGGTTTTGAAGTAATGGAAGCTGCAGATGCTGTAAAAAAAGCAGATATGGTTATGACACTTATACCAGATGAAAAGCAAAAGGGCCTATATATTGACAGTGTTAAAGATAACTTGACAGAGGGAAAAGTGCTTATGTTTGCCCATGGATTTAATATACACTTCAATCAGATAACCCCTCCTGAAAATGTGGATGTAATTATGGTTGCACCTAAAGGACCAGGACACATTGTAAGAAGAGAATATACCGAAGGAAAAGGAGTACCATGCCTTTATGCAGTATACCAGGATTACAGTGGAAAAGCCAAGGACTATGCACTGGCATATGCAAAAGGAATAGGAGGCACACGAGGAGGAGTTCTTGAAACTACCTTTAAAGATGAAACAGAGACAGATTTGTTTGGAGAACAGGTAGTACTTTGCGGAGGAATATCAGAGCTTATAAAAGCAGGATTTGAAACTTTGGTTGAAGCAGGATATGCACCTGAAAATGCATACTTTGAGTGTATGCATGAGATGAAATTGATTGTGGATTTGATGAATGAAGGCGGATTAAGCTATATGAGATATTCCATAAGTGATACTGCTGAATATGGAGATTACAGTATAGGCAAGAGAATAATAACAGAGGATACAAGAAAAGAGATGAAAAAGGTACTTGGAGAAATTCAAGATGGTACTTTTGCAAAGAACTGGATACTGGAAAACCAGACAGGAAGACCTTCATTTATTGCAAAGAGGAAAAAAGAACAGAACCATCTTATTGAGGTAGTTGGAAAAAAACTTAGGGCTATGATGTCCTGGATAAACAGCAAATAA
- a CDS encoding VIT and vWA domain-containing protein, with protein MLPYDKTNKGIDDGILLKKVSITGNLCAGYGEVFINQIYENCSDEDIEGVYIFPIPVTALISGFEAEIGGRTLKAIVEEKDKALQVYENARIRGDSIFSLEEFSPHFFKISIGKIISGETVKIKLSYIDELDYKDSTFKFTIPAISEPKIIRSKSRIEELRSNLVNRLGIKKGKDEDFEFKVNIIVESLSKVNFRCPYHKIKVEREGDTVAKITLEEDYYLMDKEFILFIKERETLEADGMIYEYKENDRQKGIVYIRMIPKLDPYEEEIKENYIFLIDISDTMKGEKLEQAKNALQLCIRNLSKGDTFDIIAMGVNLIDFSKDGMIEFDQDSLRKASKWIDNLDTEEDADIFGAIRYSLEKEGDKNTILLFTDDLVDDEENILAYVKENIGDNRIFTFGIDSSANNYFLNKLAHESCGKAEFIDIDERIEDIVLRQFNRIQNPQVHNIEIDWGELKVRNSYPRTIEYMYDREPFSIFANVLGEVGGQIVLKGNVDGKEYIQKVDIDNFNTEENANLLKKIWAKKRIKSLEINMRAERGTVRESMRKKIIELSKDNKLISSETTFILMELREEPVLGIQLRDIIPIKVKENTLNQNKMDEDTGTGFLYRSFIYEDDVEISLSDNKYLDKKYPREKLLRIIAKNQFADGAFVDYEDSSVEDKIETTAMVMLAFIIGKENIDIYTNQLNKAVSFICENYDEVEFDVRCDILKLSILVLNKIKKKKLLKDKYIPKADNTIEKLCEKLHSREETKPVLKNLMSNSFNKNVASLFTLSEDKKYIKENITIIEERNSIFDMSKLAVLKGLKS; from the coding sequence ATGTTACCTTATGACAAAACAAATAAGGGGATTGATGATGGGATATTATTGAAAAAAGTGAGTATTACAGGTAACCTTTGTGCAGGGTATGGAGAAGTATTTATAAATCAAATTTATGAAAATTGCAGTGATGAAGATATAGAAGGAGTATATATTTTTCCTATTCCAGTTACAGCATTAATATCTGGATTTGAAGCAGAAATAGGTGGAAGAACCTTAAAAGCAATAGTGGAAGAGAAAGATAAGGCTCTGCAGGTGTATGAGAATGCAAGAATTCGAGGAGATAGTATTTTTTCATTGGAAGAATTCAGTCCTCATTTCTTCAAAATAAGTATAGGTAAAATAATTTCCGGGGAAACTGTAAAAATAAAACTTTCCTATATAGACGAATTAGATTATAAAGACAGTACTTTTAAATTTACCATACCTGCAATTTCAGAACCTAAAATAATAAGAAGTAAATCTAGAATTGAAGAATTAAGAAGTAATTTGGTCAATAGACTTGGAATAAAGAAGGGTAAGGATGAAGATTTTGAATTTAAGGTAAATATAATAGTGGAATCTTTAAGCAAAGTTAACTTTAGATGTCCCTACCATAAAATAAAAGTAGAGAGGGAAGGAGACACAGTAGCCAAGATAACTTTAGAGGAAGACTATTATTTAATGGATAAAGAATTTATATTGTTTATCAAAGAGAGAGAAACCCTTGAAGCAGATGGAATGATTTATGAATATAAAGAAAATGACAGGCAAAAAGGAATAGTATATATAAGAATGATTCCAAAGCTTGATCCTTATGAGGAAGAGATTAAGGAAAATTATATATTTTTAATTGATATTTCAGATACCATGAAAGGTGAAAAGTTGGAACAGGCAAAAAATGCACTTCAGCTTTGTATAAGGAACTTATCTAAAGGTGATACTTTCGATATAATAGCCATGGGAGTAAATTTAATAGATTTTTCAAAAGATGGAATGATAGAATTTGACCAGGATTCTTTAAGAAAAGCTTCTAAATGGATAGATAATTTGGATACGGAAGAAGATGCAGATATATTTGGGGCAATAAGGTATAGTCTGGAGAAAGAAGGGGATAAAAATACAATACTTTTATTTACTGATGATTTGGTAGATGATGAAGAAAATATACTTGCCTATGTGAAAGAAAATATAGGTGACAATAGAATATTTACTTTTGGAATAGATTCATCTGCCAATAACTATTTTCTAAATAAGCTGGCTCATGAAAGCTGCGGAAAAGCAGAGTTTATAGATATAGACGAGAGAATAGAAGATATAGTACTAAGACAATTTAATAGAATACAAAATCCCCAAGTTCATAACATAGAAATTGACTGGGGTGAACTTAAGGTTAGAAATTCTTATCCTAGAACCATAGAATACATGTATGATAGAGAACCTTTTTCAATATTTGCAAATGTACTGGGAGAAGTAGGAGGGCAGATAGTATTAAAGGGAAATGTAGATGGAAAAGAATATATACAAAAGGTGGATATAGATAATTTTAATACAGAAGAAAATGCTAACCTGTTAAAAAAAATATGGGCTAAAAAAAGAATAAAATCCCTGGAAATAAATATGAGAGCCGAAAGAGGAACAGTAAGGGAAAGCATGAGAAAAAAAATAATAGAACTTTCAAAGGACAATAAACTTATAAGCTCTGAAACAACGTTTATACTAATGGAACTTAGGGAAGAACCGGTGCTTGGAATTCAGCTTAGAGATATAATTCCTATAAAAGTAAAAGAAAATACTTTAAATCAAAATAAAATGGATGAAGACACAGGAACGGGGTTTTTATACAGAAGCTTTATATATGAGGATGATGTGGAAATAAGTCTTAGCGATAACAAATATTTAGATAAAAAGTATCCGAGGGAAAAACTTTTAAGGATAATTGCAAAAAATCAATTTGCAGATGGGGCTTTTGTGGATTACGAAGACAGCAGTGTAGAGGATAAAATAGAAACTACAGCTATGGTTATGCTTGCTTTTATTATAGGAAAAGAGAATATAGATATATATACGAATCAGCTGAATAAAGCAGTAAGTTTTATATGTGAAAACTATGATGAAGTAGAATTTGATGTAAGATGTGATATTTTAAAATTATCAATTTTAGTGTTAAACAAGATAAAGAAAAAGAAATTATTAAAGGATAAATATATCCCAAAGGCTGATAATACAATAGAAAAGCTATGTGAGAAGCTTCACAGCAGAGAAGAGACTAAACCTGTACTTAAAAATCTAATGAGCAATTCTTTTAATAAAAATGTGGCGTCCTTATTTACATTAAGTGAAGATAAAAAATATATAAAAGAGAATATAACTATAATTGAAGAGAGAAATTCCATATTTGACATGTCAAAATTAGCTGTGTTGAAGGGATTGAAAAGTTAA